The following are encoded in a window of Cucurbita pepo subsp. pepo cultivar mu-cu-16 chromosome LG12, ASM280686v2, whole genome shotgun sequence genomic DNA:
- the LOC111807219 gene encoding uncharacterized protein LOC111807219 codes for MVDLQIVCCLCGDVGFPDKLFRCIKCSNRFQHSYCSNYYSESAEPIEVCDWCQCEGRSSSRSHGTSSRRPPPTATQPAGIMSRSVYSGDKIKHHHEDAAAATVDKGKQGAAGSVPSPRPTTRRYKLLKDVMC; via the exons atgGTGGATCTTCAGATCGTTTGCTGCTTGTGCGGCGACGTCGGCTTCCCTGACAAGCTCTTCCGCTGTATCAAGTGCTCCAACCGCTTCCAACACTC GTACTGCAGCAATTACTATAGCGAATCGGCGGAGCCAATTGAGGTGTGTGATTGGTGCCAGTGTGAAGGCCGGAGCTCCTCCAGATCACACGGAACCTCCTCCAGAAGACCGCCACCAACCGCTACCCAACCCGCCGGAATCATGAGCCGCTCCGTTTACTCCGGCGACAAAATCAAACACCATCATGAAgatgccgccgccgccaccgtcGACAAGGGCAAACAAGGCGCCGCCGGCAGCGTCCCATCGCCGAGGCCGACCACGCGGAGGTATAAGCTTCTCAAGGACGTAATGTGCTGA
- the LOC111807564 gene encoding uncharacterized protein LOC111807564 has product MAMDAGSSSSLENQSLLSNHHESSPGKPQALEDLAKSWAGYAAQQAMLYQLAINHSLESAVEASKSRLAQIRSTSYPHFQKAIDSFQDVKSEVADFENLFFGKVRDGILVAASHPLISCGVATGMGLLVFKKPRNFLYYKTVRLFVNEEALLSKADARVKELRQSIDRIKVESERLEKRTLQAQEELIRGRTKLRQAGKQIEGVIQSAHKIERKARGLKDILADLPTREASRFRTQVSNLASEAKKERIGLSKEVSKISNYGISV; this is encoded by the exons ATGGCGATGGATGCTGGATCATCGTCCTCCCTAGAAAATCAATCTTTGCTTTCCAATCACCATGAATCTTCTCCAGGAAAACCTCAAGCATTGGAAGACTTGGCCAAGTCTTGGGCCGGCTACGCTGCCCAACAGGCGATGCTATACCAGCTCGCTATCAACCACTCCTTGGAGTCTGCCGTTGAAGCCTCCAAATCTCGCCTTGCTCAGATTCGTTCCACCTCCTATCCTCATTTCCAGAAGGCTATT GATTCATTTCAAGATGTGAAGTCAGAGGTTGCTGATTTTGAGAATTTATTCTTTGGAAAAGTTAGAG ATGGCATTCTTGTCGCTGCATCACATCCGCTGATCAGTTGTGGAGTTGCAACTGGCATGGGTTTGTTAGTCTTTAAAA AGCCCAGAAATTTCTTATACTACAAAACCGTTCGACTTTTCGTGAATGAAGAG GCCTTACTGTCCAAAGCTGATGCTAGAGTAAAAGAGCTGCGACAATCAATTGATCGGATAAAGGTTGAAAGTGAGAGGCTGGAG AAAAGAACACTTCAAGCACAAGAGGAATTGATACGAGGAAGAACAAAACTCAG GCAAGCAGGAAAACAGATCGAAGGTGTGATTCAGTCAGctcataaaattgaaaggaagGCAAGAG GTTTAAAAGATATTCTTGCGGATCTTCCGACAAGGGAAGCTTCACGATTTAGGACTCAG GTTTCTAACCTTGCTTCTGAGGCAAAGAAGGAAAGAATTGGCTTGAGCAAGGAGGTCTCCAAAATTAGCAACTACGGCATCTCTGTctga